A region of the Denticeps clupeoides chromosome 12, fDenClu1.1, whole genome shotgun sequence genome:
AGAAACCCTCTATCCAAGCCCAGCACCATTTATTCCTTTCTGGCTTTATAAACGTGCTGTACATGATGTTACCAGTATGGGAAACATGACCAAGGCCCGCCCCCTTCCCCTTCTCTGATTGGCTTCTGATTGCACATCTTAAATATACTGGCAGATCACTGGATGAacctgatttttatttattaatttgtgcAAAGTGCCCAGcagtacagcgccatctacaggagtggaggttgtagttgcacgctgacctcactaaagaaaacgctcaacagcaccacccggtggactcaacaaaaatattaatatatctgGTTTTCCTGTATTGATGCAATATCACCAACGTAAAACATTGCGATAATTTGCTGTACCGATATTTTCTTACACCCCTACTAATCAATAGCAATCATTCATAATTAACCTTATATACATTTGgttataaataaacataattgGGATGTAAAGCAGCTGTGAAACGCACTGAAACATCCTGGCTGCTTATTGGATGAATAAACGCTTTGTGCAGCGCTGATATTCTCTCAGACCAGTCATGTGGTCCATATGAAAACCACTGGgtcacaagacacacacacacacatcaggctGGAGATAAACCCTACACTTCCTCACAGATTATTAACCCACGGTCACGTCAATCTGGAGTCAGGTGACAGCtgggctgtgattggctgttggGTGTGAGGGGCGTCAGATGGACAGGCCGATGCTGGAAATCCATCTGAGAACATTTGATATGGGGAACAGCAAGTCCCCGATCAGAAAAAGACAAGTAAACAACGATAAACCCAAAGTGATGCTTGACATTCAACATTGTCCATCCCTGATCAGAACTTCACTAGCCTTGATCAGCACTGAGTACAAGAAGACTGATAAGATGATGGGGATGATGAGAGCATTTTAACCACGATGCTCTCAGGCCTCCTCCGCCGTGAACTTCATACTAGACTTTTTAATAAAgaccagggcagtggtggcccagcaggtgaAGATCGGTGGGTTGACCCCAAACCGCCCAGGTGACagtcaccaagggggatggtttcatacagaggacacatttcaccttgaatcacttcactttcatccacATCCTCACAACATGTTCCTCCGACAGCACGCTTCCCTGAACCGGATTCCATCCAGAAAGACGTTTACTTACATAAAGCGTGAATTTCGTGGGGGAAAaggaatgaaatattcattacaAATCCCGGGAGGGAATATCTGATGCCGTCCTGTAGCTTTTATGAAGGAGTTTGCGACTAATCTGAagcccatgacaggcgccaaaTCCCGGTCACATGGCGCGACAGTCCCGTCCACACCAGAGCCGGGCTTTTTTGCACGCTGACGCGGGTCTCCGCCActgcaaatacatttctgatGCACGACTTAATACGCACATTTATAGAAGAAAACCACCGCGCACTGACAGCGGCGAGCCTGTATGCTAACTAGCCGCTCCGCACTCGGGCCTGGACCTCGTACATGGAATAAAAGTCGCTGTGTGCGGTTATAACAGGAACGTAGGTTGAGATAAAGAGTCCTCCACTCGTCTGTTTGCGGAACGGGATGGTCCCCCGGCGGTGTAATAATCTAGCGGCCTATTACACATCGCTGTTAGCTTAGCCGGGAAGCTAGCGCCACCTCAGCTCGGTTAGCCAGCGACGTGACAACTAGTTACAGTCAGAGTCAACAGAAACTAGTCGTGCGCCGGGAGGAGAATTAGCGCCCTGAAATCGAACTACGTACGACGGCGCCGTTTTAAACGTGGTGGTGAAACGGGAGACATGGAGGCGTGGAACTGGAGGAATTCTTACCCTCTGATGATGAAACGTCGTGCCGGTGTAACGTTACCCGGCTCGGCCGCTGCGGTCCAGCACTAAAGACGAACTAACCCGCCCTGTCCGGCCCTTTCTTTACCCTCCGTCGTTACTTCTACATCTACTCTACTAAAAACAAGTCCTCGTAACCGAGTGCTAGCAGCCAGCGTCCGTGCTGAGGGTCGGGATGTGAAATCGGCTCCCGCCACAGAGCTACAGCTTCCCGGCCGCCGCAGCAGGCCTGGCGACTGCGGAGACCGATCTAGAAACTCTGCTGCTATGTCCACGTTGGCCACGCCCCTCTGCGTAGTTGTTGTAAACATGTCGGCTTCGAATGGCGTGAAGCCTAGAACATAAAATTCCGATCGAGTATTTATTGCGTGAATAATGTATAATGACGTTTATTCAGCTCACACGTAGATCCTACCTACCTGTGGATGGTTAAAATGACCCGAGGTTTTGCTGTTTCTGTGCCCTTTTCGTGTTTGTGGTGAATCAGAAAAATGTTATTAAGTGTGGCACAATCATGAGTTTAAAATCAGCAGATGCATCCCTTTTATTATTCTAGACAAGaataaaaagatgaataatGTCATAATGTATTCTCCCCCGCCACGTTGCGTCACCGGACGTACGAAAGAATGGCGCGTCATCATTCTGACTTCCGGGTTaggtgcgcatgcgcagtctgCCCGCCTCGCCTCCATAGTTCGGCCTTCTCGCAGCGGCGtgagtttgaataaaagaagaagacGAATCAGGGCGGAAATGCTGCGTCTGTCGTCCCCGCGTACGTCGCGCTGCTCGGCGGCTTCCTCGCCTGCGCGGCGGCCGGCCGGCGGCGGCCTGGTGAACGAGGAGGTGAAGCGCACGGTGGAACTGACCACGCCACCTGGCCAAGATCAACGGCGGAGATCTGCTGGCCAACGAGGGGGACGCGGCGCGCACAGCTTCAACCGTGGGCCTGGAGGCCGAGCATGGCGCCGCACATGGCCTACATCGGCGCGGCCGTGAGTATCAAAAAGCGCCTCCTGCTGCGGCTTTGTATTTGGTTTATTCGGTTCGGACCGACCCGGCGACACGTCAGCGTTCCCCGCGGGACCCACTTCCGCCTCCGCGCAGGCAGCCACGCCCCCTTCTCACTTCCTGGCGCGTAACGTCCAGAGGCTTCCTACACTACATTACATTACCTAAGCATTCCTATCCCTCATCATCCCAACCTGCACCGTCTCCCACTTACATTTGCAGCTTTTATCagactacaatcagtagttacagggacagtccccccctggagacactcagggttaagtgtcttgctcagggacacgatggcagtaagtgggatttgaacctgggtcttctggttcacaggcgagtgtgttacctactaggctactatcaccctggGATGTCTCCCAGCATAATCTGAAAGTCCCCTTCTGTCCCTGAACAAGGTTCAAATTAGACTATTATTTACTGGTATTTAGGTAATTTTCGGGGTGCAGGCGTGATGTTCCTCatgtttgtaataaattataGCAGCTCTAGACGAGGATGTAAAAGTCGTTACATCTGTACTGGTCTCTGTCCAGCTGAAaggtgaagaggaggaagagatgGCACGCTGGAGCTCACCAGAGAcaaatgtcaaaggtcaaaggtgagaGCAGATAGTTTAAAAAGAGCTGAGTTGCTACTTTGGATGAGTGTGGACTAATTGGTGCTCTGTTTGTAGTGGGAAGTTCTTCAAGGTGGGAGCTGCCATCCGCCCTGGCGCCGGGCGGGAAGCTGCAGGTGAAGGTGGAGACCGTGCTGACCCACGTGCTGAAGCCGTTCCCCCCCACATCACGCAGCCGAGAGGCAGCTGGTGGTGTTCCAGGGCAACCATTACCTCTACTCTCCGTACCTCACCCGCATCCAGAGCAGCCGCGTCCGGCTGGCGTCCAAGAACGTGGAGACCTACACCAAGCTGGGCAACCCCAGCAAGAACGACGAGATGATCGAGTACGGACCATTCCGCGACGTGGCTCCCTTCACCCAGGTGGACATTTTACTCCCCTCCCGTCCGGCAGCCTTTCCTGCTCTAATTTCGTCCATTGGTGAACCTGTGACACGTTCTGCTTTAGGACGTGATGAAGATCCACTACGAGAACAACACGCCCTTCCTGACCATCAGCAGCATCACGCGCACCATCGAGGTGTCCCACTGGGGCAACATCGCCGTGGAGGAGACCATCGACCTGCGGCACACCGGCGCCGACCTGAAGGGTCCCTTCTCACGCTACGACTACCAGAGGCAGTCGGACAGCGGCATCTCCTCCATCAAATCCTTCAAGGTCCCAGCTCAGGACTCGTCTCCGAACACTCACCTTCTCTTCTTGTAACGGTTGAATTCTGAACGCCGGTTCTTCTCCTGCAGACCATCCTGCCCGCCTCGGCCCAGGACGTGTACTACCGCGACGAGATCGGCAACATCTCCACCTCGCACCTGCAGGTCCTGGAGGACTCCGTGGAGGTGAGGGGCGCCGCGCTTCCCCCTGTTCGGGGGCTGGAAGACCCACTACCTGATCGGCTACAACCTGCCCAGCTACGAGTACCTCTACGCTCTGGGTGCGCCGCGTCCCGCTCGCCGCCGGCTGCTTCATACGCGCCCGTGCGGTAAATAACCCGTCCTGTTGGTCCGCAGGCGACCAGTACGCCCTGAAGATGAGGCTGCTGGACCACGTCTACGATGACCAGGTTATCGACCTCCTGACGGTGAAGATCGTCCTGCCGGAGGGGGCGAGGTGAGGACACGCCCTGTCCTTTTCTAATATACCTCACCGCCGCGACGCCGCTTCTAACCGAGTTTTGACAGGAACGTTCACATGGACGCGCCGTACAACATCGACCGcgatcctgaccagctgcactACACCTATCTGGACACGTTTGGTCGTCCAGTGATTGTGGCCACCAAAAGGAACCTGGTGGAGCAGCACATCCAGGACATGGTGGTAAGCGTGTCCCCCGTCCATTCATTTACCtcaatttcatatttattcaccaaATGTTCGATGTCCCCCTGCCAGGTCCATTACACCTTCAATAAAATCCTGATGCTGCAGGAGCCCCTGCTGGTGGTTGGAGCTTTCTACATCCTCTTCTTCACAGTCATCATCTACGTACGCATGGACTTCTCCATCACCAAGGTGCCCCTCCCTTCTGTTACAGACCGCCGTTACCCAATCTCCGCCCGCGTTATGGAAGTCTGTCTGTCCCCCGCCAGGACCCGGCGGCGGAGGTGCGGATGAAGGTGGCCTCCATCACGGAGCAGGTGCTGACCCTGGTCAACAAGCGGCTGGGTCTGTACCGCCACATGGACGAGGTGGTGAACCGCTACAAGCAGTCCCGCGACTCCGGCGCCCTCAACAGCGGCCGCAAGGCCCTGGAGACCAGCCACCGCGCCCTGACCAACGACATCAACTCCCTGCAGGTCCGGCTGAAGGCTGAGGGCTCCGACCTGGCTGAGAAGGTGCGTGCGGAGCTCTGATGTGTGTGTAGAATGGATGATGCTGCATGTGGACATGGACTTGGTTTAGTTCAAAACTACTTTTTACCGAGAACTCATCTGAGACTGACGATGCTGCAGGTGGCGGAGCTGCAGAAGCTGGACGGCCAGGTGAAGGACCTGGCGTGCCGTCCTGCCAGGAGGCGGAGCGCTTGGTGGTAGGGAAGGTGAAGAAGGAGGCGTACATCGAGAACGAGAAGGGCCTGACCGGCAGGAGGCTGGAGCTGGTGTCGCGCATCGACGGCCTGCTGGACGCCTTGTAATTCCCGACACGAGAACGATGCCCTCCTcacggccccgccccgccccgccccgccctcccACGTGTGCATCAACCACACATGTGCCTTTGTGTTTCGGCCTGTGTGACGTCGGTCACCGCAGCACCACTTGGGGTGGGAGGGTTCTAGCGCGGCAccattacgtttttttttttttttttttttttgtctgaggaCATTCGCAGTAACCGTGACCCCTGGGCTCTTACGAGTTTGTCACTGACCAATTCGgccgcagttttttttttttttttgcatatatgaATATGTTTTTCGTACATTTTCTAcaaggtttgtgtgttttttcttttcccatcATCGTTCATATAATAATGGTTGTGCGTGAGGTTGGGATTCATGTGTTCTCCTCAGACTAAAGTGGCAGTAAaacaattttgaaataaaatcagTTGTCAatgaaattgtatttattttatttgtgtgttgaaCTGTCCTGAAGGGGGCACTCATGCTCCACACACAGCTCCTTACACTGACTGGGTGTCAGAGGTCAACGTTATTCTTGTTTACGGTTTAAAACCGAGGTACGTAATATGTCTAACACggtttaaagtgaaatgatgtCATTTAACTGGTGACCACGCCCAGAAACCTCTCACTCCGAGACAAACGGGGGCGTGGTGGCCGAGGCCAGCCGCGGGTCACAGCTTTCCCTGCAGGGTCACACAAGGTCAAGCCCAGTCATTTCCTGTGCCGCAACAACAAGCCCATTCTATTCGCCGCCGTGATATCGCACGTATATTGTGTGTGCCGCACAATAATCATTCTGCGTGGCGCGCTGGAGGAAAGCGAAGACAATGTCTGTTCGCGCCGATGCCTGGACAGGGACGCCACACAATGGCCGCTGCTTTATATGTTTGTGCTACGGTGCGGGTTTTTGCCGCGAAACGGGTGGGAAAAGTCGCCCAGATTCATTCTCTCGGATTCGGGTCATCATGGCCGTGGCTGGTTCACCTGTAGCACATCCACAAAAATCCCAGCATTCCACACGCCAAACACTTTTATAATGTCGGCACCGGTCCGAGAGTAAAATATAATCCTGtcctttttctttcattaataACTTTCTTATCGTAATCGTTTGTGCGAAGATTTCTACCAAATTCCTGTACTGGATGATTCTGATTACAGAAACGCTGGATTCCAGCGTCACAGCAGTATGTGAGAAAAAGAGGAGGTACAACCAAGTGACACacaaagacccgggttcaaaccccacttactaccatcgtgtccctgagtgtctccagggggggactgtccctgtaactactgactgtaagtcgctctggatacgggcgtctggtaaatgcgctGTGGAACCAGGTATCATGTTTAAAGGTGGAAATCGCTCTCCTGGTGGACGTCATGTGACCTCTCCGGGAGCTGTGATTGGTGAGGGGGGGGCGCGGCGCGAGAGTTCGTTAGGGTCGACGCCTCTGCCTTCTTCCCCCGCTGTGACGTGGGGGCTGTGCGTGGGGGTCGTGCCAGGCCTGCGGTTGAGCTGTTGACCAAGACGGAGCTGAAGTTCTGTTTAAACCGGAATCCCTGAACAGCCCTGTATCCTGATGTGGCGAACAGTGAAAGCTGAGCCGCGCTGCTGGGGCGCTGCTGGGGCGGGGGGTTCGGCTTGAGGGGAACCATGTGGTCACGGTCGctccatcctctctctctctctctctctctctcttttcatcaatcagaaatatttAAGTAACGGCGGCAGCGCCACCGGTGATTGATCACCGCGACTCACCTGCGGACCCTCCCCCCGTCCCTCCACGTCCCCTGACAGCCCGCTGAGAGACCAGTCAGTGTCAGGGAACAATATCCTGCACTGCAGAGGCGCTCATAAATCATGGCGGTGACAGGGACGCCGCCCTCGCGGTCCTCGCACTGTCAGGCCGCCACCGTCCCGTCCGTACCGTCCCCGTCCTGTCCTGAGCGCCGCGCTCCGGCTTTTATTAAAGGTGACGGGCGGCGGGGCCGACCGCCACAATGGCGGCCGTTGAGGGCCGGAACCCCCCCGCCGGGGCGGCCATTCCACA
Encoded here:
- the LOC114801044 gene encoding LOW QUALITY PROTEIN: dolichyl-diphosphooligosaccharide--protein glycosyltransferase subunit 1-like (The sequence of the model RefSeq protein was modified relative to this genomic sequence to represent the inferred CDS: inserted 5 bases in 3 codons), translating into MAPHMAYIGAALKGEEEEEMARWSSPETNVKGQRWELPSALAPGGKLQVKVETVLTHVLKPFPPTXHAAERQLVVFQGNHYLYSPYLTRIQSSRVRLASKNVETYTKLGNPSKNDEMIEYGPFRDVAPFTQDVMKIHYENNTPFLTISSITRTIEVSHWGNIAVEETIDLRHTGADLKGPFSRYDYQRQSDSGISSIKSFKTILPASAQDVYYRDEIGNISTSHLQVLEDSVEVRXAPRFPLFGGWKTHYLIGYNLPSYEYLYALGDQYALKMRLLDHVYDDQVIDLLTVKIVLPEGARNVHMDAPYNIDRDPDQLHYTYLDTFGRPVIVATKRNLVEQHIQDMVVHYTFNKILMLQEPLLVVGAFYILFFTVIIYVRMDFSITKDPAAEVRMKVASITEQVLTLVNKRLGLYRHMDEVVNRYKQSRDSGALNSGRKALETSHRALTNDINSLQVRLKAEGSDLAEKVAELQKLDGQVKDLAXPSCQEAERLVVGKVKKEAYIENEKGLTGRRLELVSRIDGLLDAL